The Dethiosulfovibrio peptidovorans DSM 11002 nucleotide sequence GTCTGTGCTGTAGATCAGTCGGCCTGATTTATCCCTGATCTGTATGACCGACGATATGGTCTCCTCCTCGAACCCGCTGGATGTGTCCAATTCCTTCGGTCGACCGTTAAGATGGGCGGCCAGGGCCGTCTGTTCCATCTGATAGTCCATGATCTCGTAGATCTCCTCCCTTATGGCCAGGAAGAGAATCACCATGACCGCCGAGGAGCACAGTACGGTGCCGAGCACGAGTCCCCATAGGAGGGACCTCTTTATGGATTTCATCGTTTTTTATCCATGAGGTATCCGAATCCACGAACGTTCTTTACGATGTCCGTCCCCAGCTTTTCCCTCAGGTTGTGTATGTGCACCTGTATGGCGTTGCTCTCCACGTCCTTTTCCCATCCGTAGAGGGAGGCCTCCAGTCTTTCTCTGGACAGGACGATCCCTACGTTCTCCACGAAGGTCGTCAGCAGCACGTACTCGCTGTGGGAGAGGCGGACCTCCCGGCCGTCCTTTGACACCCTTTTCGTAGCCGGGTCTATCTCCAGATCTGCGATCCGTATCGTCGGTGAGCTATCCCCTCTGACCCGTCTGGCGAGAGCCCTTATCCTGGCGGAAAGCTCCTCCAGCTCGAAGGGCTTGACCATGTAATCGTCGGCCCCGTTGTCCAGTCCGTTTATTCGGTTCGGCACTGTGTCCCAGGCCGTGAGTATGATGACGGGGAGCCTGTTCCCCCCGTCCCTCATCTTCTGAAGCAGCTCCAGCCCCGATCCGTCGGGAAGGCCCAGGTCCAGGATCATCATGGAGAAGTTCTCCAGGTCCAGGGCCGTTGCAGCCGACTCCATGTCCCGGACCCAGTCGACGGTGTAGCCTCTTCTGGAGAGTCCCTCCTGTATCTCCTCCCCTATCATGCCGTCGTCCTCTACGATCAGGATTCGAATTTTCATCACCCCTCATGAGTCGGAGGGCATCGTCTCCTTAAAGGCGATTCCCTTCATCAGAAAATAGAACGCTATCGTGTAGCACGCACCGGATACGACCTGGGAGAGCGTCCCATTTAGCCCAATCAATCTGACGGCGGCGATCAGCACCGCCAGGTTTAAGGCGTAGGCTGCGGCGAAGGAGCCCAGAAACAGGACGATCTCTCTTCCCAGATTGCCTCGGCTTCTGAAGTTCCCGTATTTGTTCAGTATAAA carries:
- a CDS encoding response regulator, which translates into the protein MKIRILIVEDDGMIGEEIQEGLSRRGYTVDWVRDMESAATALDLENFSMMILDLGLPDGSGLELLQKMRDGGNRLPVIILTAWDTVPNRINGLDNGADDYMVKPFELEELSARIRALARRVRGDSSPTIRIADLEIDPATKRVSKDGREVRLSHSEYVLLTTFVENVGIVLSRERLEASLYGWEKDVESNAIQVHIHNLREKLGTDIVKNVRGFGYLMDKKR
- a CDS encoding GtrA family protein, whose product is MALRGTHFLRYCIIGVTNTAICFSVIFLLTDFFDVDYVIGNGAGYGIGLAVSFILNKYGNFRSRGNLGREIVLFLGSFAAAYALNLAVLIAAVRLIGLNGTLSQVVSGACYTIAFYFLMKGIAFKETMPSDS